A portion of the Heliangelus exortis chromosome 28, bHelExo1.hap1, whole genome shotgun sequence genome contains these proteins:
- the SLC25A42 gene encoding mitochondrial coenzyme A transporter SLC25A42 — MGNGVREGQVDFKQQDVEPLPSTHLPPEGNQEKKKVLNSLMSGALAGAVAKTAVAPLDRTKIIFQVSSKRFSAKEAYRLIYHTYLNEGFWSLWRGNSATMVRVIPYAAIQFCAHEEYKQLLGSYYGFQGKALTPFPRFIAGSLAGTTAAMLTYPLDMVRARMAVTPKEMYSNIVQVFIRISREEGLKTLYRGFTPTILGVIPYAGLSFFTYETLKKIHADHSGKLQPSPPERLLFGACAGLIGQSASYPLDVVRRRMQTAGVMGHTYSSILLTMQEIIREEGLIRGLYKGLSMNWVKGPIAVGISFTTFDLTQILLRKLQHSTNVER, encoded by the exons ATGGGTAATGGTGTGAGAGAAGGTCAAGTGGATTTCAAGCAGCAGGATGTGGAGCCCCTTCCATCAACCCATCTCCCACCAGAG GGTaaccaggagaaaaagaaagtactCAACTCCCTGATGTCTGGTGCATTGGCTGGTGCTGTTGCTAAAACAGCAGTGGCTCCACTGGATAGGACAAAAATCATATTTCAAG tgtcTTCAAAAAGATTTTCTGCCAAG GAAGCCTACAGGCTGATTTATCACACCTACCTCAATGAAGGCTTCTGGAGTCTCTGGAGAGGGAACTCAGCCACCATGGTCCGGGTCATCCCTTACGCTGCCATTCAGTTCTGCGCCCACGAGGAGTACAAACAACTCCTGGGGAGTTACTATGGATTCCAGGGAAA AGCGTTGACACCCTTCCCTCGATTCATTGCTGGCTCTCTGGCAGGCACAACAGCTGCCATGTTAACCTACCCCTTGGATATGGTCCGTGCTCGAATGGCTGTCACGCCGAAGGAGAT GTACAGCAATATTGTTCAGGTTTTCATCCGAATATCCCGAGAGGAAGGGTTGAAGACCTTGTACAGAGGATTTACACCAACTATCCTTGGAGTGATTCCCTATGCTGGGCTTAGCTTCTTCACTTACGAGACGTTGAAGAAAATACATGCAG ATCACAGTGGGAAATTGCAGCCATCCCCTCCGGAGAGGCTTTTGTTTGGTGCCTGTGCAGGTTTGATTGGGCAGTCAGCTTCTTACCCCCTGGATGTGGTTCGCCGACGGATGCAGACAGCGGGGGTCATGGGACACACGTACAGTTCCATCCTTCTCACCATGCAGGAGATTATAAGAGAAGAGGGACTAATCCGTGGCTTGTACAAAGGACTCAGCATGAATTGGGTCAAAGGTCCAATTGCAGTGGGAATAAGCTTCACCACCTTTGACCTGACACAGATCCTTCTCCGTAAATTACAGCACAGCACTAATGTTGAAAGGTAG